One genomic segment of Virgibacillus doumboii includes these proteins:
- the recD2 gene encoding SF1B family DNA helicase RecD2, giving the protein MGQDNQSDQEQGYIKGELLYMIFQNESEHFSIAKIKVHDTNENYNEKDIVIKGYFSNLQESTVYRFYGAFEKHVKFGLQYKVNSYQTFIPETKDGLIGYLSSDLFYGIGKKTAAKIVEKLGESAISKILNNPDVLQDIHGLKKDKADLLTKTLQENQGFEHIVVYLAKYGIGLKMAQKIYQEYKEGAIDILEEDPYQYVFDIEGFGFQTADQIARQNGLSLTHPSRIGAGCIYVLQKNIQDGHVYLPVDTCTRQVLDLLLNPEQTLTVETISNRLEDLNKEKEIILKDGNVYLPSLYYAEDGFASNIKRLITKPIEHKTTMAEMLKIIGDIEESEVLSYGKEQFDAIDQSLQSKLMIVTGGPGTGKTTVIKGILNSYAAIHNLSIDPADYDSETDFPFILTAPTGRASKRLTESTGLPAVTIHRLLGWDGKNGFERNENEPLAGKYLIVDEFSMVDIWLANSLFKAIPDDMQVLLVGDEDQLPSVGPGQVLADLLSSDLIPYVSLNEVYRQKEGSKIIQLAHLIKNDQCKADSIQNDKDFSFLQCNEFQMIDVITKVFNKAKDKGIDLKDIQVLAPMYRSEAGITIINKHLQALVNPKTTTKREVKANNTVFRIGDRVLQLVNQPEDGVFNGDIGEVVAIFEEDENVDHVEQLVIDFEGKEVVYEQKDYVNIMHAFCISIHKSQGSEFPIVIMPVVSAYNRMLRKNLLYTAITRSKKSLIICGEQHAFFRGIRTLDTNRRYTSLKEQLNARLENFQLDNEHESEDKEITPYDFM; this is encoded by the coding sequence ATGGGACAAGATAATCAATCCGATCAAGAACAGGGGTATATAAAAGGCGAACTTTTGTATATGATCTTTCAAAATGAAAGTGAACATTTTTCGATTGCGAAAATTAAGGTGCACGATACCAATGAGAATTATAATGAGAAAGATATTGTTATAAAAGGCTATTTTTCCAATTTACAAGAGTCAACTGTGTATCGTTTTTACGGGGCGTTTGAAAAACATGTAAAATTCGGTTTACAATACAAAGTTAACTCCTATCAAACTTTTATTCCCGAAACGAAAGATGGCTTGATTGGTTATCTGTCCAGTGATTTGTTTTATGGAATTGGAAAAAAGACAGCTGCGAAAATCGTTGAGAAACTGGGAGAAAGTGCAATTTCCAAAATCCTGAATAATCCCGATGTTTTACAGGATATTCACGGATTAAAGAAGGATAAAGCTGACCTGCTCACAAAAACACTCCAGGAAAATCAAGGGTTTGAACATATTGTTGTGTATCTTGCTAAATATGGAATTGGACTGAAGATGGCACAGAAGATTTATCAGGAATATAAGGAAGGTGCCATTGATATCCTTGAAGAGGATCCATATCAATATGTATTTGATATTGAAGGATTTGGATTCCAGACAGCAGATCAGATTGCCCGCCAAAACGGATTATCTTTAACTCACCCAAGTCGAATCGGCGCTGGGTGTATTTATGTATTACAAAAAAATATCCAGGATGGTCATGTCTATTTACCTGTTGATACTTGTACCAGACAAGTATTGGATTTACTGTTGAATCCAGAGCAGACGCTTACAGTGGAAACCATTTCCAATCGTTTAGAGGATTTAAATAAAGAGAAGGAAATTATTCTCAAAGACGGGAATGTTTATTTACCGTCTCTCTATTATGCCGAGGATGGTTTTGCTTCAAATATTAAGCGTCTTATTACCAAGCCTATCGAACATAAAACAACCATGGCAGAAATGCTGAAAATAATAGGTGATATTGAAGAATCAGAAGTATTAAGTTATGGAAAAGAACAGTTTGATGCAATCGATCAGTCATTACAATCGAAGCTTATGATTGTTACCGGTGGACCTGGGACTGGTAAAACGACAGTAATTAAAGGAATATTGAATTCCTATGCAGCCATACATAACTTATCAATCGACCCGGCAGACTATGATTCGGAAACAGATTTCCCGTTTATTTTAACAGCCCCTACCGGTAGAGCTTCCAAGCGCCTGACGGAATCAACAGGACTTCCGGCAGTGACGATTCACCGACTGTTGGGTTGGGATGGAAAAAACGGCTTTGAACGAAACGAGAATGAACCATTAGCCGGGAAATACTTAATTGTTGATGAGTTTTCCATGGTTGATATTTGGCTGGCAAACAGTCTTTTCAAAGCAATTCCCGATGACATGCAGGTTTTATTGGTTGGTGATGAGGATCAGCTGCCATCTGTTGGACCAGGTCAAGTATTAGCTGATCTGTTAAGCAGTGATCTGATTCCTTATGTGAGTCTGAATGAAGTTTATCGTCAAAAAGAAGGGTCAAAAATTATTCAGCTGGCACATTTGATTAAAAATGATCAGTGTAAAGCAGACTCAATACAAAATGATAAGGATTTCAGTTTCCTACAATGTAATGAATTTCAAATGATTGATGTGATAACAAAGGTCTTTAATAAGGCAAAAGATAAAGGAATTGATTTAAAAGATATACAAGTACTTGCGCCTATGTACCGGTCAGAAGCTGGAATAACGATTATAAACAAGCATTTACAGGCATTGGTCAACCCTAAAACCACCACAAAAAGGGAAGTGAAAGCGAATAATACTGTATTCCGTATTGGTGACAGGGTGCTGCAGCTGGTCAACCAGCCGGAAGATGGGGTTTTTAATGGTGATATTGGTGAAGTTGTTGCTATCTTTGAAGAAGACGAAAATGTTGATCATGTAGAACAATTGGTCATTGATTTTGAAGGGAAAGAAGTAGTTTACGAGCAAAAAGATTATGTGAATATCATGCATGCATTTTGTATTTCGATCCATAAATCGCAGGGAAGTGAATTTCCGATTGTGATTATGCCGGTCGTATCTGCATATAATCGGATGCTTCGAAAAAATTTGTTATATACTGCGATAACAAGAAGCAAGAAGTCGCTAATAATTTGTGGCGAACAGCATGCTTTCTTTCGCGGAATAAGAACACTTGATACAAACAGGCGCTACACTTCCTTAAAAGAACAATTGAATGCCAGACTGGAAAATTTCCAGTTGGATAATGAGCATGAATCAGAAGATAAGGAAATAACACCATATGACTTTATGTGA
- a CDS encoding DUF2797 domain-containing protein produces the protein MFVCPNCNGKDIGKIGSQQFYCWNCFIELSVFGNELTIHQVEADGSLSSLDDLFSEDERKIQW, from the coding sequence ATGTTTGTCTGCCCGAATTGCAATGGAAAGGATATAGGGAAAATCGGTTCACAGCAATTTTACTGCTGGAATTGTTTTATAGAGTTATCGGTGTTTGGCAATGAACTGACAATCCACCAGGTTGAAGCGGATGGTTCATTAAGTTCACTTGATGACTTGTTCAGTGAAGACGAAAGAAAGATTCAATGGTAG
- a CDS encoding AI-2E family transporter, giving the protein MFKDKKPLNFIFWIVTGIIVFLFIYLIVKLFPIYGAVFSFLWHLFSPFLVSGLIAYLLYPVIKKMHEYNIPKGLAIILIYLLFFGGVAYLIYRIYPAVIHQLSDLNKQLPHLITMYRDFIYSLYEYTAFLPENVHDKMDELIYEAETYIENLLTNLVRGFTKIFDMIIFLTIIPVLVFYFLKDYVKIKNYFKKWIPNKYQDKTGEVCHAIDESLGNYIRGQFIVCLFVGVTAYAVFYFLDIKYALLLAIIIALTNIIPYFGPIIGAVPAVAITAAVSLKLVLIVLLSIFIIQLIEGNLLSPYIVGKSINIHPIAIIFALLLGSQISGVVGLILAVPILTIVNVIVTHVIAVR; this is encoded by the coding sequence ATGTTTAAAGATAAAAAGCCATTGAATTTTATTTTTTGGATTGTCACTGGAATCATTGTTTTCCTTTTTATATATTTAATTGTGAAACTGTTCCCGATATATGGAGCTGTTTTTTCATTTCTGTGGCATCTTTTTTCTCCGTTTTTAGTTTCCGGTCTTATTGCATATCTTTTGTACCCGGTCATTAAAAAAATGCACGAGTACAATATTCCTAAAGGCTTGGCCATCATTTTAATATACTTATTATTCTTTGGCGGGGTAGCTTATTTAATTTATCGTATCTATCCGGCTGTAATTCATCAGCTGAGCGATTTAAATAAACAATTACCTCATTTGATTACTATGTACCGCGATTTTATCTATAGTCTTTACGAATATACTGCGTTCTTACCTGAAAATGTGCACGATAAGATGGATGAACTGATATATGAGGCAGAAACATATATTGAAAATTTATTAACCAATTTGGTTAGAGGGTTTACCAAAATTTTTGATATGATTATTTTCCTGACAATTATCCCTGTACTCGTTTTTTACTTTTTAAAAGATTACGTTAAAATTAAAAATTATTTTAAGAAGTGGATACCAAATAAGTATCAGGATAAGACCGGTGAAGTTTGTCATGCGATTGACGAGAGTCTTGGCAATTATATTCGCGGCCAGTTCATTGTCTGTCTTTTTGTTGGGGTGACAGCATACGCTGTTTTTTACTTTTTGGATATTAAATACGCCTTGCTTCTGGCAATAATCATAGCATTAACCAACATTATCCCGTATTTTGGTCCAATTATCGGGGCTGTTCCTGCTGTAGCCATTACTGCTGCGGTTTCTCTCAAACTGGTATTGATCGTCTTACTGAGTATCTTCATCATTCAATTAATTGAAGGTAATTTATTGTCACCGTATATTGTAGGTAAAAGTATTAACATTCATCCAATCGCCATCATTTTTGCTCTGCTGTTAGGGAGTCAAATCAGCGGTGTCGTTGGCTTGATTCTGGCAGTGCCTATATTAACTATAGTAAATGTGATCGTAACACATGTTATTGCTGTCAGGTAA
- the alaS gene encoding alanine--tRNA ligase encodes MKQLTSAQVRQMFLDFFKEKGHRVEPSASLVPKEDPTLLWINSGVATLKKYFDGRVVPDNPRIVNAQKSIRTNDIENVGFTARHHTFFEMLGNFSIGDYFKKEAIEWGWEFLTSDKWIGFDPELLAVTVHPEDDEAYDIWLNDINIPKERIIRLEENFWDIGEGPSGPNTEIFYDRGESYGNDPYDPELYPGGENERYLEIWNLVFSQFNHNPDDTYSPLPKKNIDTGMGLERMVSVIQDAPTNFETDLFMPIIRKTEEVSGKKYGEDNKQDTAFKVIADHIRTVAFAIGDNALPSNEGRGYVLRRLLRRAVRFAKQIGIDKPFMYKLVPVVGEIMKDFYPEVVKRQDYIVNVVETEEQRFHETLNDGLNILTTIMEKEKSKGSDIFPGSEVFRLYDTYGFPKELTEEYVAEEGFTIDEEGFQKEMEEQRERARNARQKVDSMQVQDGILSEIEAESSFVGYNQLEADTAITAIVKDNVMVDSAKAGDDVFVFLAETPFYAESGGQIADNGWLYSDSTSAYVEDVQKAPKGQHIQRVTVKDGEIKVGSKIKAIVDREFRTFIVKNHTATHLLHQALKDVLGDHVNQAGSLVTPDRLRFDFSHFSSVKPEELQQIEQIVNEKIWASLPLVIDNKKIDEAKEMGAMALFGEKYGDIVRVVQIGDYSIELCGGCHVQNTSEIGLFKLVSETGIGAGTRRIEAVSSKHAYGYVNKKLNVLQSTAQLLKTSDEKAPERVEGLFQEIKDLQKTNESLSAKLSNAEASSILDNVETINDVKLLSQKVSVKDMNQLRNMVDELKQKLNSGVILLAAENDQKVQLAAGVSKDLTEKGIHAGNLIKQAAQICGGGGGGRPDMAQAGGKDPDKIDDALNFAKQYVEDQTN; translated from the coding sequence ATGAAACAGTTAACATCAGCACAAGTACGTCAAATGTTTTTGGATTTCTTTAAGGAAAAGGGACATCGTGTCGAACCAAGTGCATCGTTAGTTCCGAAAGAAGATCCGACTTTACTTTGGATTAACAGTGGTGTTGCTACATTAAAAAAATATTTTGATGGGCGTGTTGTTCCGGATAACCCAAGGATTGTTAATGCACAAAAATCCATTCGGACAAACGACATTGAAAATGTTGGATTCACCGCAAGACATCATACTTTTTTTGAAATGCTCGGAAACTTTTCCATTGGTGATTATTTTAAAAAGGAAGCAATTGAATGGGGATGGGAATTTTTAACGAGTGATAAATGGATTGGATTTGACCCTGAATTACTGGCTGTTACCGTTCATCCTGAAGATGATGAGGCATATGATATTTGGCTCAATGATATTAACATACCAAAAGAGCGCATTATCCGTCTGGAAGAAAATTTCTGGGATATTGGTGAGGGGCCAAGTGGACCGAATACAGAAATTTTCTATGACCGGGGTGAAAGTTACGGAAACGATCCATATGACCCTGAGCTTTACCCCGGCGGTGAAAATGAGCGTTATCTGGAAATATGGAATTTAGTATTTTCCCAGTTCAACCATAATCCGGATGATACGTATTCGCCGCTTCCTAAGAAGAATATCGATACAGGTATGGGTCTTGAGCGAATGGTAAGCGTAATTCAGGATGCTCCAACAAACTTTGAAACGGACCTTTTTATGCCTATTATCAGAAAAACTGAAGAAGTTTCCGGAAAAAAATATGGTGAAGATAATAAACAGGATACAGCGTTTAAAGTTATTGCAGATCATATCCGAACGGTTGCGTTTGCGATTGGCGATAATGCACTGCCATCCAATGAGGGAAGAGGATATGTTCTTAGAAGACTGTTACGCAGGGCAGTCCGCTTCGCCAAGCAAATTGGTATAGATAAACCGTTTATGTATAAACTGGTACCTGTTGTGGGAGAAATTATGAAAGACTTCTATCCGGAGGTTGTTAAACGGCAGGATTACATTGTAAACGTTGTAGAGACAGAAGAACAACGATTTCATGAAACCCTTAATGACGGGCTGAATATTTTAACTACTATTATGGAAAAAGAAAAAAGTAAAGGAAGCGATATTTTCCCTGGTTCAGAAGTATTCCGGCTTTATGATACGTACGGATTTCCGAAAGAGCTTACAGAGGAATATGTGGCAGAAGAAGGCTTTACTATTGATGAAGAAGGCTTCCAGAAAGAAATGGAAGAACAGCGAGAACGGGCAAGAAATGCTCGGCAAAAGGTTGACTCCATGCAAGTACAGGATGGTATATTAAGTGAAATAGAAGCAGAAAGCTCATTTGTTGGCTATAATCAACTGGAAGCGGATACTGCCATAACGGCAATAGTAAAAGATAATGTAATGGTTGATTCAGCTAAAGCAGGAGATGACGTATTTGTCTTTTTAGCCGAGACACCATTTTATGCGGAAAGCGGCGGCCAGATTGCAGATAATGGCTGGCTTTATTCAGACAGCACTTCAGCTTATGTTGAAGATGTACAAAAAGCCCCAAAAGGACAACATATCCAACGTGTTACTGTAAAGGATGGAGAAATCAAAGTTGGAAGTAAAATCAAGGCTATCGTTGACAGGGAGTTTCGCACGTTCATTGTAAAAAATCACACTGCTACACACCTTTTGCATCAGGCATTAAAAGATGTTCTTGGTGACCATGTAAATCAGGCGGGTTCATTGGTGACACCGGACCGCTTGCGGTTTGATTTTTCCCATTTCAGTTCAGTTAAACCGGAAGAACTGCAGCAAATTGAACAAATTGTTAATGAAAAAATTTGGGCATCACTGCCGTTAGTGATTGATAATAAGAAAATTGATGAAGCTAAAGAAATGGGAGCAATGGCTTTATTCGGGGAAAAATATGGAGATATTGTACGTGTAGTACAGATCGGCGATTACAGTATTGAGTTGTGTGGAGGTTGTCACGTTCAAAACACATCTGAAATAGGCTTATTTAAGCTGGTTTCCGAAACAGGTATCGGTGCGGGAACGAGAAGGATTGAAGCTGTATCAAGCAAACATGCATATGGGTATGTTAATAAGAAACTGAACGTGTTACAATCGACTGCACAGCTATTAAAAACAAGTGATGAAAAAGCTCCAGAGCGGGTGGAAGGATTATTCCAGGAAATCAAAGATTTACAAAAGACGAATGAATCGCTGAGTGCAAAGCTATCAAATGCTGAGGCATCATCAATACTCGATAATGTTGAAACGATAAATGATGTTAAGCTGCTTTCTCAAAAGGTAAGTGTCAAAGATATGAATCAGCTCCGGAATATGGTGGATGAATTAAAACAGAAATTAAATTCAGGGGTTATATTGCTGGCAGCTGAAAATGATCAAAAAGTGCAGTTGGCTGCAGGTGTTTCAAAAGATTTAACTGAAAAGGGTATTCATGCCGGGAACTTAATTAAGCAAGCTGCTCAAATTTGCGGCGGAGGTGGCGGCGGCCGTCCGGATATGGCTCAGGCAGGCGGTAAAGACCCTGACAAAATTGATGATGCACTTAACTTTGCCAAACAATATGTTGAAGATCAAACAAACTAA
- a CDS encoding IreB family regulatory phosphoprotein, whose product MSSIDKTMKFNFSEEPFDQDIKEILLTVHDALKDKGYNPINQIVGYLLSGDPAYIPRYNDARNLIRKIERDEVIEELVKFYLEEQQKES is encoded by the coding sequence ATGAGCTCTATTGATAAAACAATGAAATTTAATTTTTCGGAGGAACCTTTTGACCAGGACATTAAAGAAATTTTACTGACGGTCCACGACGCACTCAAGGACAAAGGCTATAATCCGATTAATCAAATTGTGGGTTATTTATTGTCTGGTGACCCTGCATATATACCAAGGTATAATGATGCACGGAATTTAATTCGCAAAATTGAACGCGATGAAGTAATTGAAGAATTAGTGAAATTTTACCTGGAAGAACAGCAGAAGGAAAGTTAA
- the ruvX gene encoding Holliday junction resolvase RuvX produces MKIIGLDVGSKTIGVAVSDALGWTAQGLTTIKWDERDIHSADESLREIIDMHEVEKAVIGLPKNMNNTIGERGKASEDYAKHVEKIHNIPVVLWDERLTTMAAERVLLEADVSRKKRKKVIDKMAAVMILQGYLDQVQ; encoded by the coding sequence ATGAAAATAATTGGATTGGATGTGGGCTCTAAAACAATCGGCGTTGCGGTCAGCGATGCGCTGGGTTGGACTGCACAGGGCTTGACAACTATCAAATGGGATGAACGGGATATTCATTCTGCTGATGAATCTTTACGGGAAATTATCGACATGCACGAGGTGGAAAAAGCTGTCATTGGATTACCCAAAAATATGAACAACACCATTGGTGAACGCGGGAAAGCTTCCGAAGATTATGCTAAACATGTGGAAAAAATACACAATATTCCAGTCGTTCTCTGGGATGAACGCCTGACCACCATGGCTGCTGAACGGGTTTTGCTGGAAGCAGATGTCAGCAGAAAGAAGCGGAAAAAAGTGATCGATAAAATGGCAGCTGTTATGATTCTGCAGGGTTACCTTGATCAAGTACAATAA
- a CDS encoding DUF1292 domain-containing protein codes for MALEEKERIIIPDENGEEHLFEVLFTFDVDQTGQSYIAVVPVEQKDDDEVEVYAFRYEEKEKDDNDLSLYPIESDQEWEMVEEMLNTLADEEAEE; via the coding sequence ATGGCACTTGAAGAAAAAGAACGCATCATCATACCTGATGAAAACGGAGAAGAGCATCTTTTCGAAGTTTTATTTACGTTTGATGTAGATCAGACAGGACAATCATATATTGCGGTTGTACCTGTTGAACAAAAAGATGATGATGAAGTTGAAGTTTATGCATTTCGTTATGAGGAGAAAGAAAAAGATGATAACGATCTTTCTCTTTACCCGATTGAATCTGACCAGGAATGGGAAATGGTTGAAGAAATGCTGAACACGTTAGCTGATGAAGAAGCCGAAGAATAA
- the mltG gene encoding endolytic transglycosylase MltG: MSKKKNSGDYRDNLIKRSEDAKTVRKVVSILIISLVLILVIGGVSGYMYIKSALEPVDPDSNKEVQVEIPLGSSTSDIANILEKNGIIKNGLVFRFYIKFNNESNFQAGNYTFSPSMKLDEIIESLKSGKVLKEPLYTITIPEGKTIDEIAGIYSKKLSFTKEEFLNKVNDPGYIEVLINTYPSILTNDILNPDIRTPLEGYLFAATYSFYKEKPSIETVVEKMLDKTESVVTPFLDEISAMDFSVHEALTMASIVENESSTVEQRKKIAGVFYNRLDKGMPLQTDPTVLYALGKHKDKVLLEDLEIESPYNTYHVNALPIGPISNFAKTSLEATLNPEESDYLYFLHDGEGNIHYSKTNERHNELKNKYIK, translated from the coding sequence ATGTCAAAAAAGAAAAATTCAGGAGACTACAGGGACAACCTGATTAAACGAAGCGAAGATGCGAAGACAGTCAGAAAAGTTGTGTCGATTCTAATTATTTCATTAGTCCTTATACTTGTCATAGGCGGAGTATCTGGATATATGTATATTAAATCCGCATTGGAGCCTGTAGATCCTGATAGTAATAAAGAAGTACAAGTTGAAATTCCATTGGGATCCTCAACATCCGACATTGCAAATATACTTGAAAAAAACGGTATTATTAAAAACGGCCTTGTTTTCCGCTTTTACATAAAATTTAATAATGAATCAAATTTTCAGGCGGGTAATTATACCTTTTCACCTTCCATGAAACTTGATGAAATCATTGAATCGCTCAAAAGCGGTAAAGTATTGAAAGAACCATTGTATACAATTACCATCCCGGAAGGTAAAACAATTGATGAAATCGCGGGAATTTATTCGAAAAAACTATCGTTCACTAAAGAGGAATTTTTGAACAAGGTCAATGACCCAGGATATATTGAAGTGCTAATCAATACGTATCCTTCCATTTTGACAAATGATATATTGAATCCGGATATCCGGACACCATTGGAAGGTTATCTGTTTGCGGCAACGTACAGTTTTTATAAAGAAAAACCGAGTATAGAAACAGTTGTTGAGAAAATGCTGGATAAAACCGAATCAGTCGTAACACCATTTCTGGATGAAATATCTGCTATGGACTTCTCAGTACATGAAGCATTGACAATGGCTTCTATAGTTGAAAATGAATCAAGTACAGTGGAGCAGCGAAAGAAAATAGCTGGAGTATTTTATAACCGACTTGACAAAGGAATGCCATTGCAAACAGACCCAACCGTATTATATGCACTTGGTAAGCACAAAGATAAGGTCTTATTAGAGGATCTGGAAATCGAATCACCATATAATACGTATCATGTTAATGCGTTGCCAATTGGACCTATATCAAATTTTGCCAAAACATCATTGGAAGCAACATTGAATCCTGAGGAATCAGATTATCTGTATTTCCTGCATGACGGTGAAGGAAATATCCATTACTCCAAAACGAATGAAAGACATAACGAATTAAAAAACAAGTATATAAAATAA
- a CDS encoding O-methyltransferase — protein MDEKLNDYLKQKLPANDDWVLELEQVARDERVPIMDPLGINFMMQLIRLNKPERILEIGTAIGYSALRMVEANPDATVVTIEKDEHRYKQAVHNIKKLGMENKIEIIHGDALEVLNRLTIEYQFDMVFIDASKGQYKRFFELSGPFLSKSGFIISDNVLFKGFVADPDKEHARMQNIAKKIREYNDWLIQHPEFTTTIVPIGDGVAVSNKK, from the coding sequence ATGGATGAGAAATTGAATGATTATTTAAAGCAGAAGTTACCTGCCAATGATGATTGGGTACTCGAGCTTGAACAAGTTGCCCGGGATGAACGGGTTCCAATAATGGACCCGCTGGGCATAAACTTTATGATGCAATTAATCCGATTAAATAAACCTGAGCGAATACTTGAAATTGGTACAGCTATCGGATATTCAGCGTTGCGTATGGTTGAGGCAAATCCGGATGCAACTGTTGTGACGATTGAAAAAGATGAACATCGATATAAACAGGCTGTTCATAATATCAAAAAGTTAGGTATGGAGAATAAAATAGAGATTATTCACGGTGATGCTCTGGAAGTACTGAATCGCTTAACAATTGAATATCAGTTTGATATGGTATTTATTGATGCTTCTAAAGGACAGTATAAACGTTTTTTTGAACTATCAGGCCCGTTTTTATCAAAAAGTGGATTTATTATTTCTGATAATGTGCTGTTCAAAGGCTTTGTAGCTGATCCTGACAAAGAGCATGCCAGAATGCAGAACATTGCTAAAAAAATTCGGGAATATAACGACTGGCTAATTCAACACCCGGAGTTTACAACAACTATTGTACCTATTGGGGATGGGGTAGCTGTCAGTAATAAAAAATAA
- the udk gene encoding uridine kinase translates to MSVKPVVIGVAGGSGSGKTTVTRSICQRFKDKTILVIEQDYYYKDQSHLPFEERLNTNYDHPLAFDNDLLISHLNDLMNQQTVEKPVYDYKLHTRSNDVIEVEPKEVIILEGILILEDPRLVDLMDIKVYVDTDSDVRIIRRLLRDIKERGRTLDSVIDQYENNVRPMHLQFVEPTKRYADIIIPEGGQNHVAIDIMATKIETILYKNRQNK, encoded by the coding sequence ATGTCTGTAAAACCAGTTGTAATAGGTGTTGCCGGAGGGAGTGGCAGTGGGAAAACAACTGTAACCCGATCAATCTGTCAACGCTTTAAAGATAAAACAATTCTCGTAATCGAACAAGATTATTACTATAAAGACCAGAGTCACTTACCGTTTGAAGAACGATTGAATACCAATTACGACCATCCATTGGCTTTTGACAATGATTTGCTGATAAGCCATTTGAACGATTTAATGAATCAACAAACAGTTGAGAAACCTGTCTATGATTATAAACTTCATACACGGTCTAATGACGTCATTGAGGTTGAACCAAAAGAGGTCATCATTCTGGAAGGAATCTTAATCCTCGAGGATCCCAGACTGGTTGATTTAATGGATATTAAAGTGTACGTTGATACAGATTCCGATGTACGGATTATCCGCAGACTTCTGAGAGATATTAAAGAACGCGGCAGGACATTGGATTCCGTTATTGACCAGTATGAAAATAATGTCAGACCGATGCATCTGCAATTTGTTGAGCCAACAAAGCGCTATGCAGATATCATTATTCCGGAAGGTGGTCAAAATCATGTGGCCATCGATATTATGGCTACAAAAATAGAGACGATACTATATAAAAATCGACAAAATAAATAA
- the greA gene encoding transcription elongation factor GreA, producing MATEKSFYMTQEGKEKLESELHYLKTERRQEVVERIKVARGFGDLSENSEYDAAKDEQAFVESRISQVETMIRNAVIIENDNDNPDIVSLGKSVTFKELPDGEEETYTIVGSAEADPFEGKISNDSPMAKSLLGHEIGTEVTVTTPGGDIQVQIVKVE from the coding sequence ATGGCTACAGAGAAAAGTTTTTATATGACACAAGAGGGGAAAGAGAAGTTAGAAAGTGAACTGCATTACCTGAAGACGGAAAGAAGACAGGAAGTTGTCGAACGAATTAAAGTTGCCCGCGGGTTTGGGGATCTTTCCGAGAATTCTGAGTATGATGCAGCAAAAGATGAACAAGCTTTCGTTGAGTCCCGAATCTCTCAGGTGGAAACAATGATTCGTAATGCTGTAATTATTGAAAACGATAATGATAATCCGGATATAGTGTCACTTGGCAAATCAGTAACTTTTAAGGAATTGCCTGATGGTGAAGAAGAGACATACACAATTGTCGGAAGTGCAGAGGCGGATCCGTTTGAAGGAAAAATATCAAATGACTCCCCAATGGCGAAAAGCTTACTTGGTCACGAAATTGGAACAGAAGTAACCGTAACAACTCCTGGTGGAGATATTCAGGTACAAATCGTAAAAGTTGAATAA